A genomic window from Vicia villosa cultivar HV-30 ecotype Madison, WI unplaced genomic scaffold, Vvil1.0 ctg.000410F_1_1, whole genome shotgun sequence includes:
- the LOC131627882 gene encoding uncharacterized protein LOC131627882, with translation MADVAAGSNYGSELNRQLLRLQQLLDAFNTVSEGSNEFEWNLSTDGDFIVASIAEMVDDFKDPAWTQSNLKMLKALWNLQIPPKFKIFMWRVIISRMPTKDQLLSRGVTNISNNLFCEFCAIHLETLHHLFVRCQVTKMIWEWIFSWIGNNISISLEELIDFGAIQEKVKNAIVKNKINIIWIAIICTLWLMRKCYDF, from the coding sequence ATGGCAGATGTTGCAGCTGGTTCTAATTACGGCTCTGAACTGAACAGACAGTTGCTCCGCCTGCAGCAGCTACTGGACGCGTTCAACACAGTTAGTGAAGGCAGCAACGAGTTTGAGTGGAATCTGAGTACGGACGGAGATTTTATAGTAGCAAGCATCGCTGAAATGGTTGATGACTTCAAAGATCCAGCTTGGACACAAAGCAACTTAAAAATGTTGAAGGCGTTGTGGAATTTGCAAATCCCACCTAAGTTCAAGATTTTCATGTGGAGGGTGATCATTTCTAGAATGCCCACTAAAGATCAATTGCTTAGTAGAGGAGTTACTAATATTTCCAATAATCTATTTTGTGAGTTTTGTGCAATTCATTTGGAGACTCTCCACCATTTGTTTGTCCGGTGTCAAGTAACGAAAATGATTTGGGAGTGGATTTTTTCTTGGATAGGAAACAATATTTCTATTTCGTTAGAAGAACTGATAGATTTTGGTGCTATTCAAGAGAAGGTAAAGAATGCAATTGTCAAGAACAAGATCAACATCATATGGATTGCCATAATTTGTACTCTTTGGCTAATGAGGAAATGCTATGATTTTtga